From one Peredibacter starrii genomic stretch:
- a CDS encoding LysR family transcriptional regulator — MQYQIDPQDCLILYAIHEAGSIKSAGHILKKDPSVILKRVQKISRETALIEKMNGSWTLTEKGKKMALWAKEMQLSQKAVLESPTTLRLGGTMFFIERVIAPYLASSPFKEMAQKNHLEILCPSEGLEASLLRGTLDLAFACGRPNDPQIGFKKVCDERWSIVCTPKLAKKADERLDQLLDLPFLRHKSLVPEEMLKIDRHKIKTLLVFDTVAGLRSSAINGLGWTLLPRAAVADELQKGQLVDLSSSLQISLKNDFLGIWWLKENKSVKEHIAPLMNWLSDSDLI; from the coding sequence ATGCAATATCAAATTGACCCACAAGACTGTCTCATCCTTTACGCTATCCATGAGGCCGGCTCCATCAAAAGTGCCGGGCATATTCTCAAAAAAGATCCTTCTGTTATTTTGAAAAGAGTTCAAAAGATTTCCCGTGAAACTGCTCTCATCGAGAAAATGAATGGCTCTTGGACTTTAACAGAGAAAGGCAAGAAGATGGCCCTTTGGGCCAAGGAAATGCAGCTTAGTCAAAAGGCCGTTTTGGAATCGCCCACGACACTTCGCCTTGGTGGAACCATGTTCTTCATTGAACGAGTGATTGCCCCTTATCTTGCGAGCTCACCTTTCAAAGAAATGGCCCAGAAAAACCATTTGGAAATCCTATGTCCTTCCGAAGGACTTGAGGCCTCGCTTCTCCGAGGAACACTTGATCTGGCCTTTGCCTGCGGACGACCTAATGATCCTCAAATCGGATTCAAAAAAGTTTGTGACGAACGTTGGAGCATCGTATGTACTCCTAAACTTGCTAAGAAAGCAGATGAAAGACTCGATCAACTTCTTGATCTCCCATTTCTTCGTCACAAATCATTGGTTCCAGAAGAGATGCTAAAAATCGATCGCCATAAAATTAAGACTCTACTTGTCTTTGATACTGTTGCGGGACTTCGTTCAAGTGCCATCAATGGTCTTGGCTGGACTCTTCTTCCAAGAGCGGCCGTAGCAGATGAACTTCAAAAAGGACAATTAGTTGATTTGTCTTCCTCTCTTCAAATTAGTCTTAAAAATGATTTTTTAGGGATTTGGTGGTTAAAAGAAAACAAATCGGTCAAAGAGCACATCGCACCTCTCATGAATTGGCTCAGTGATTCAGACTTGATCTAA
- a CDS encoding MotA/TolQ/ExbB proton channel family protein yields MKNLRNLTLASGIALLITAICMTLLAITNKENSPTLYRILVLLGGDVVNGGYIQGLTYLAFVWAWFEVREKLTVIARERRAFKLNLIPTSEKHVFMPQDVNQLKFKLIEFERKEKYILSDLLKKACTKFRTSGSLSELIDIVSIQIEVSQEKAEGDQSVIRYLTWVIPSLGFIGTVIGISQSLVYANSGDMEKITSLLGVAFDTTLVALVLSVFLMWFVHQLQEETDRFHSDLKEFVIDNLINKIEIQ; encoded by the coding sequence ATGAAAAATCTAAGAAATCTCACGCTCGCGTCGGGGATAGCACTTTTGATTACAGCTATTTGTATGACCTTATTGGCCATCACAAATAAAGAAAATTCACCTACTTTGTACCGCATTCTGGTCCTATTGGGCGGTGATGTGGTGAATGGAGGCTACATCCAAGGTCTGACTTACCTGGCCTTTGTATGGGCATGGTTTGAGGTGCGTGAAAAACTAACGGTGATTGCCCGGGAGCGTCGCGCTTTTAAATTAAATCTCATTCCCACCAGTGAGAAGCATGTTTTCATGCCTCAAGATGTGAACCAGTTAAAATTCAAACTCATCGAATTTGAGAGAAAAGAAAAATATATCCTGAGTGATCTTTTGAAGAAGGCCTGTACGAAATTTCGTACTTCAGGTTCACTTTCTGAATTAATCGATATCGTGAGCATTCAAATTGAAGTTTCTCAGGAGAAAGCGGAAGGTGATCAATCCGTGATTCGTTATCTTACGTGGGTAATTCCGTCGTTAGGATTTATTGGAACCGTCATTGGTATTTCTCAATCGCTGGTTTATGCCAACTCTGGAGATATGGAAAAGATCACATCTCTTCTAGGGGTGGCCTTTGATACGACGTTAGTGGCATTGGTCCTTTCAGTTTTCCTTATGTGGTTTGTTCACCAGCTTCAAGAAGAAACAGACCGCTTCCATTCTGATCTTAAAGAATTCGTCATTGATAACCTCATTAATAAAATTGAGATTCAATGA
- a CDS encoding putative Na+/H+ antiporter — MNPSFIQVTATVIFALAILHTFLVSKFAHIAHKYPEGSFGENFFHFMAEVEAVFGIWSAVFLGIMAFHSGFGEPIHYLESLNFTEPGFVFVIMAMAGTRPVIKLAEKIIVMISKLIPLPRKMAFYLTALVVGPLLGSFITEPAAMTVTAIILLKNFYSKEMSTKFKYATIGLLFVNVSIGGTLTHFAAPPVLMVAGKWGWGISHMILAFGYKAAISCIISALVISFMFKNELQGDFQLRPDNAEKMLPPWWVTLTHVVFLALVVLTAHHMVVFMGLFLFFLGFTVCTQEFQDEVQIKSSLMVGFFLGGLIVLGSEQKWWLQPLISGMSDQVLYFGATALTGITDNAALTYLGSLVDLTDSAKYFLVAGAVTGGGLTVIANAPNPAGYGILKDSFGADGISPLGLLKGALFPTAVAILCFELLPTLG; from the coding sequence ATGAATCCTAGTTTCATCCAGGTGACGGCGACTGTTATTTTCGCTCTCGCCATCTTGCACACCTTTCTGGTGAGTAAGTTCGCGCACATCGCGCACAAGTATCCTGAAGGTTCTTTCGGGGAAAATTTCTTCCACTTCATGGCCGAAGTTGAGGCCGTGTTTGGTATCTGGTCAGCAGTGTTCCTTGGGATCATGGCATTCCATAGTGGCTTTGGTGAACCTATTCATTACCTAGAGTCTTTGAATTTCACTGAGCCAGGTTTTGTATTCGTCATCATGGCAATGGCCGGTACTCGTCCGGTGATTAAACTTGCTGAAAAAATCATTGTTATGATTTCGAAGTTGATTCCACTTCCTCGCAAGATGGCATTTTATTTAACTGCTCTAGTGGTTGGTCCTCTTCTGGGTTCATTCATTACTGAGCCGGCTGCGATGACTGTTACTGCAATCATCCTTCTTAAGAACTTTTACTCAAAAGAAATGAGTACAAAATTTAAGTACGCCACAATCGGTCTACTTTTTGTAAACGTTTCTATTGGTGGTACACTTACTCACTTCGCCGCTCCTCCTGTTTTAATGGTTGCCGGTAAATGGGGTTGGGGCATCAGTCATATGATTCTTGCTTTTGGATATAAAGCGGCGATCTCTTGTATTATCAGTGCTCTTGTAATCTCTTTCATGTTCAAGAATGAACTTCAAGGTGATTTCCAACTTCGTCCGGATAACGCTGAGAAGATGCTTCCACCATGGTGGGTGACACTAACTCACGTTGTGTTCCTTGCTCTGGTAGTTCTAACAGCTCACCACATGGTAGTGTTCATGGGTCTGTTCTTGTTCTTCCTGGGTTTTACAGTTTGTACTCAAGAGTTCCAGGATGAAGTTCAAATCAAATCATCATTGATGGTAGGTTTCTTCCTCGGTGGTCTAATCGTTCTTGGTTCTGAACAGAAGTGGTGGTTACAACCTCTCATTTCTGGAATGTCAGATCAGGTTCTTTACTTTGGTGCCACGGCCCTTACAGGTATCACAGATAATGCTGCTCTTACTTACCTTGGTTCACTAGTTGATCTTACTGACTCAGCTAAGTACTTCCTGGTTGCTGGTGCGGTTACTGGTGGTGGTCTAACAGTTATTGCCAACGCTCCAAACCCGGCCGGTTACGGTATTCTTAAAGACTCTTTCGGAGCTGACGGGATTTCTCCTCTTGGTCTTCTGAAAGGTGCTCTTTTCCCGACTGCGGTGGCGATTCTTTGTTTTGAACTTCTACCTACTCTAGGTTAA
- the queC gene encoding 7-cyano-7-deazaguanine synthase QueC, translating into MEKAIVLLSGGMDSLVCAGEALAESQEVSFLHMNYGQKTSVRERKSFDDIADFYKVKESDRKIIDMTFLKQIGGSSLTDENIDVKSYQGDSNVIPDSYVPFRNSIILSLAVSWAEVVGATKLYIGANYEDSPGYPDCRPSYYEAFNRVIKEGTKAGNIEIVTPVLMMKKRDIVLKGQELKVPFALSWSCYKSSDKACGQCDSCALRLRGFREAGIKDPIDYK; encoded by the coding sequence ATGGAAAAAGCAATTGTCCTGTTAAGTGGTGGAATGGATTCTCTGGTATGTGCCGGGGAAGCATTAGCAGAAAGCCAGGAAGTATCATTCCTGCATATGAACTATGGTCAAAAGACCTCTGTTCGCGAACGTAAATCATTCGATGATATCGCCGACTTTTATAAAGTAAAAGAATCTGATCGAAAGATCATTGATATGACTTTTTTAAAGCAGATCGGTGGAAGTTCACTGACTGATGAGAATATCGATGTGAAGTCTTACCAGGGTGACTCTAATGTCATTCCTGATTCATATGTTCCATTCAGAAACTCAATCATCCTTTCTCTAGCGGTTTCATGGGCCGAAGTGGTTGGTGCCACTAAGCTTTATATTGGCGCAAACTATGAAGACTCTCCGGGATATCCTGATTGTCGTCCAAGCTACTATGAGGCCTTCAATCGTGTGATCAAAGAAGGTACTAAGGCCGGCAACATTGAGATTGTTACTCCTGTGCTCATGATGAAGAAGCGTGACATTGTGCTCAAAGGTCAGGAATTAAAAGTTCCATTCGCCTTAAGTTGGTCATGCTACAAGAGTTCGGACAAAGCATGCGGTCAATGTGACTCTTGCGCGCTACGTTTACGTGGTTTTCGTGAAGCTGGCATCAAAGACCCCATTGACTACAAGTAG
- a CDS encoding phospho-sugar mutase, translating to MDQKIIQNATLWGNNTYFSEADRQEIQKLLADLPKNELELTERFYRDLEFGTGGLRAPMGMGQNRMNRYNVRRATQALANNIMKHFNGGSAVISYDSRNCSKEFALEAAGVFAANGIKAYVFRALTPTPMLSYGVRYYKAQAGIMITASHNPPIYNGFKAFWNDGAQVVPPVDKEIINQYNELTDWNNIKYMPFEEAEKKGLAVWTDEKVENAFYEVIEKKVIQDMDFCKKHGGELSIVYTALHGSAEVPCNVTAKRLGFTNFYSIPEQAKPDGNFPTVKSPNPEDPKALAMAIDYMLKNNGDIVYGTDPDGDRLGVVVNDHGKPAILNGNQIAALMLYYVFFTKVEKKTLPEKALVIKSIVTSPIQNAIVEHFGGTVMDTLTGFKWMAGLIRDLEVQKSPYNFVFASEESFGYMPHNESRDKDGVSSMALMSEVALYYKRKNMSLVDALDEIYAKFGFFYESLVSLDYEGIEGAKKIGRIMEFFRHYPETQFAGEEIVGKEDYEASISSDIRLKSNKAIALPKSNVLSFSFASGNKLFLRPSGTEPKIKFYTMVRETEGDLAAKKLNALKKVKIIEDKIKEFCEKA from the coding sequence GTGGATCAAAAAATCATTCAGAACGCAACTTTATGGGGTAACAACACTTACTTTAGCGAAGCAGATCGACAGGAGATCCAAAAGCTTCTGGCCGACCTTCCAAAGAATGAACTTGAACTAACTGAAAGATTCTACCGTGACCTTGAGTTCGGTACAGGTGGTCTACGTGCCCCGATGGGCATGGGACAAAACCGAATGAACCGCTACAACGTTCGTCGTGCTACACAAGCACTGGCAAACAACATCATGAAACACTTCAATGGTGGTTCGGCAGTTATTTCCTATGATTCAAGAAACTGCTCAAAAGAGTTTGCTTTGGAAGCGGCCGGCGTGTTTGCAGCGAATGGCATTAAGGCCTATGTCTTCCGCGCTTTAACTCCTACTCCAATGCTTTCATACGGTGTTCGTTACTATAAGGCGCAAGCGGGGATCATGATCACTGCCAGCCACAACCCTCCTATCTATAACGGCTTCAAGGCCTTCTGGAATGATGGTGCTCAAGTAGTTCCGCCAGTAGATAAAGAAATCATCAATCAGTACAACGAGCTGACTGATTGGAACAACATTAAGTACATGCCATTTGAAGAGGCCGAAAAGAAAGGTCTCGCGGTTTGGACAGATGAGAAGGTTGAAAACGCTTTTTATGAAGTGATTGAAAAGAAAGTTATCCAGGATATGGATTTTTGTAAAAAGCACGGTGGAGAGCTATCAATCGTATACACTGCTCTTCACGGTTCAGCGGAAGTTCCATGTAACGTAACTGCAAAACGTCTGGGCTTCACAAACTTCTACTCTATTCCTGAACAAGCAAAACCAGATGGGAACTTCCCGACTGTAAAATCACCAAACCCAGAAGATCCAAAAGCGCTGGCAATGGCGATTGATTATATGCTGAAGAACAATGGTGATATCGTTTATGGCACTGACCCAGATGGTGACCGTCTTGGTGTTGTTGTTAATGATCATGGAAAACCTGCGATCCTTAACGGTAACCAGATTGCGGCTTTGATGCTGTATTATGTGTTCTTCACAAAAGTAGAAAAGAAAACGCTTCCTGAAAAGGCCCTGGTCATTAAATCAATTGTGACCTCACCTATTCAGAACGCCATCGTCGAACACTTTGGTGGAACAGTGATGGACACTCTGACTGGCTTTAAATGGATGGCGGGACTTATCCGTGATCTTGAAGTTCAGAAGTCTCCCTATAACTTTGTATTCGCTTCAGAAGAATCATTCGGATATATGCCTCACAATGAATCACGCGATAAAGATGGCGTGAGTTCAATGGCCCTGATGTCTGAAGTGGCGCTTTATTACAAGCGTAAGAACATGTCTCTGGTGGACGCTCTGGATGAAATCTACGCGAAGTTTGGTTTCTTCTATGAGTCTCTTGTGTCTCTGGACTACGAAGGTATTGAAGGTGCGAAGAAAATTGGTCGCATCATGGAGTTCTTCCGTCATTATCCTGAGACTCAATTCGCAGGTGAAGAGATTGTGGGTAAAGAAGATTACGAAGCATCGATCTCTTCTGATATTCGTCTAAAGAGTAATAAAGCAATCGCCCTTCCAAAGAGTAACGTACTGAGCTTCTCGTTTGCGAGCGGCAACAAGCTCTTCCTACGTCCCTCAGGAACTGAACCTAAAATCAAGTTCTACACGATGGTACGTGAGACTGAAGGCGATCTAGCGGCGAAGAAACTGAATGCGCTTAAGAAAGTAAAAATCATCGAAGACAAAATTAAAGAGTTTTGCGAAAAGGCCTAA
- a CDS encoding branched-chain amino acid aminotransferase gives MKKVEIHPDAVERVKKFTINDPQLGFGKYVAPIMIQALYDHGEWQRFDLLPYGPLQLDPCSKVLHYGQEIFEGMKVFRHPDDSIHMFRPEMNARRFNLSARRMAMPEIPEEDYLNACSTISAYCKHLIPKRLGESLYLRPFMIATEVGLGIKPSKQFLFIIVASPSGSYFAGDAVKVYIERDDIRCAPGGIGFAKTGGNYAASLNSYAKTIQLGCDQTMWLDSVEHKYIEEMSGMNFFAVIDNKVVTPTLTDTILDGVTRKSIIDIARAEKIEVEERKLSIDEVLKAVQEGRCTEAFVCGTAAVVAPIASFMDKDQTVYKLRDSQGKIGMQLREKLIAIQAGRFDAPQGWTYPVRDLNF, from the coding sequence ATGAAGAAAGTGGAAATCCATCCCGATGCAGTTGAACGAGTAAAAAAGTTCACTATCAATGATCCTCAGCTCGGTTTTGGTAAATATGTTGCTCCGATCATGATTCAGGCCTTGTACGATCATGGTGAGTGGCAAAGATTCGATTTATTGCCTTATGGGCCCCTACAATTAGATCCTTGCTCAAAAGTGTTGCATTATGGTCAGGAAATTTTTGAAGGGATGAAGGTCTTCCGTCACCCGGATGATTCCATTCATATGTTCCGTCCGGAGATGAATGCCCGACGTTTCAACTTATCTGCTCGTCGTATGGCCATGCCAGAAATCCCTGAAGAGGACTATCTGAATGCCTGCTCAACGATCAGCGCTTACTGTAAGCACCTTATCCCAAAACGTTTAGGTGAATCACTTTACCTACGCCCTTTCATGATCGCGACAGAGGTGGGTCTGGGAATTAAGCCTTCTAAACAGTTCCTTTTCATTATCGTTGCTTCTCCATCTGGTTCATACTTCGCTGGAGACGCAGTAAAAGTTTATATCGAGCGTGATGATATTCGTTGTGCTCCAGGTGGTATTGGTTTCGCCAAAACAGGTGGTAACTATGCTGCGAGCCTAAACTCTTACGCTAAAACAATTCAGTTGGGCTGTGATCAGACGATGTGGCTTGATTCAGTTGAACACAAGTACATCGAAGAAATGTCAGGCATGAACTTCTTTGCGGTCATCGACAACAAAGTCGTAACTCCGACTCTCACTGATACGATCCTTGATGGCGTCACTCGTAAGTCAATCATCGACATCGCTCGCGCTGAAAAGATCGAAGTTGAAGAAAGAAAACTTTCTATCGATGAAGTTCTTAAAGCGGTTCAGGAAGGTCGTTGTACAGAAGCTTTCGTATGTGGAACTGCTGCAGTGGTTGCTCCAATTGCTTCATTCATGGACAAAGACCAGACGGTGTACAAGCTTCGTGATTCTCAAGGCAAGATCGGCATGCAGCTTCGTGAGAAGCTTATTGCAATCCAGGCCGGCAGATTCGATGCTCCTCAAGGCTGGACTTACCCGGTTCGTGATTTAAATTTCTAA
- a CDS encoding MEDS domain-containing protein: MKSSVLKPASLNKHHHPEHGDHLVHFFEKTDSLIQVLCNYVIPGINRGEGIIVVATKAHQKALTEGLSHRSVDVNRVISRGQLVILDVHDVLSLFMHKDRPDKNKLHALVNQLLMSMKQKYSSIRTYGEMVNVLSLEGNHAGALEVEKFWHEFIENEPISLFCGYSSNVLYETDLSFHEVCSCHSHVVVSDGIFKVR, from the coding sequence ATGAAAAGCTCAGTTTTAAAACCTGCTTCCCTGAATAAACACCACCATCCAGAACACGGCGACCACCTGGTCCATTTTTTCGAGAAGACCGACTCCTTGATACAGGTTTTATGCAACTATGTAATTCCTGGAATAAATCGTGGAGAAGGAATTATTGTGGTCGCTACGAAGGCCCACCAAAAGGCCTTAACCGAAGGACTAAGTCACCGTTCGGTAGACGTGAATAGAGTGATATCTCGAGGACAATTAGTCATTCTGGACGTGCACGATGTGTTGTCTCTCTTCATGCATAAAGATCGCCCCGATAAAAATAAACTCCACGCTTTAGTGAATCAGCTCCTAATGAGTATGAAGCAAAAATACAGCTCCATCAGAACCTATGGGGAAATGGTGAATGTTTTATCGCTTGAAGGTAATCACGCTGGGGCCTTAGAGGTTGAAAAATTTTGGCATGAGTTTATTGAAAATGAACCCATCTCTCTGTTCTGTGGCTACTCTTCCAATGTCCTTTATGAGACGGATCTCTCCTTTCATGAGGTATGCTCATGCCACTCCCATGTGGTTGTTTCAGATGGAATCTTCAAGGTCCGGTAG
- a CDS encoding DNA alkylation repair protein: protein MPQKDKSQENPSAFKLWINDRVVTKIAKAIESEYPSFKTNEFKKLSKKLDPLELKGRVLLITAELKKHLPDDYKKSLPILVKAMEKGDLTGFELWPFSEYISQFGLDHFDDSLKAMYKLTQRFTAEWAVRPFLLKDHKKVLNALSKWTDDKNVHVRRWISEGTRPLLPWGQRIPLFVMDPTHTILFLDKLRHDEELYVRKSVANHLNDIAKNHPQVVIDVLRMWIKDVPAEHQDKINWIKRHALRTLIKKGHPGALKLMGVEGKADVELGKVTLNQKKFKLHDKLTFEFTVSSTSKKKQKIVVDYAIDFVKANGKKGKKVYKLKSFELEPKEEIILTKSHSLRPITTMKYYSGIHHLMIQVNGEMMDKKDFFLEI, encoded by the coding sequence ATGCCTCAAAAAGACAAATCTCAAGAAAACCCTTCTGCCTTTAAACTCTGGATAAATGATCGAGTGGTCACAAAAATTGCCAAAGCAATTGAGAGCGAATATCCATCATTTAAGACAAATGAGTTTAAAAAACTAAGCAAAAAACTTGATCCATTGGAGCTTAAAGGGCGTGTGCTTTTAATTACGGCCGAATTGAAAAAGCATCTTCCTGATGATTATAAAAAGTCTCTTCCCATTCTGGTTAAGGCGATGGAGAAGGGGGACCTCACTGGCTTTGAACTCTGGCCCTTCTCGGAATACATCTCGCAATTTGGTCTGGATCATTTCGATGATTCATTGAAGGCCATGTATAAACTCACTCAGCGTTTTACGGCAGAATGGGCAGTTCGCCCGTTCTTACTTAAGGATCATAAGAAAGTTTTAAATGCCTTGAGCAAATGGACAGATGATAAGAACGTTCATGTTCGTCGTTGGATTTCAGAAGGCACGAGACCTCTTCTTCCTTGGGGCCAGCGAATTCCTCTGTTTGTAATGGACCCTACACATACAATTCTTTTCCTCGATAAACTTCGACATGACGAGGAACTCTATGTGAGAAAGAGTGTCGCCAATCACTTAAATGACATTGCTAAAAATCATCCTCAAGTGGTGATTGATGTTCTTCGTATGTGGATCAAAGATGTGCCAGCTGAGCATCAGGATAAGATCAATTGGATCAAACGCCACGCTCTCAGAACGCTCATTAAAAAAGGTCATCCGGGAGCGCTTAAGCTCATGGGAGTAGAAGGGAAAGCAGACGTAGAACTTGGGAAGGTGACACTTAACCAGAAGAAGTTCAAACTTCATGACAAGCTCACCTTTGAGTTTACCGTCTCTTCGACCTCAAAGAAAAAGCAGAAGATCGTCGTGGACTACGCCATTGATTTTGTAAAAGCGAATGGAAAGAAAGGGAAGAAGGTCTATAAACTGAAGTCTTTTGAACTTGAACCTAAAGAAGAAATCATTCTAACGAAGAGTCACTCTCTTAGGCCAATTACGACAATGAAGTATTATTCAGGAATCCATCATCTCATGATCCAAGTGAATGGTGAGATGATGGATAAAAAAGATTTTTTCTTAGAAATTTAA
- a CDS encoding ferredoxin — protein MANVKNKHPKNVPGPFYCTDPDDDGGEGCIACNVCYSGAPEFFAEDDCGNAYLKKQPTTPDEIALCVEQMDACPVNSIGKNG, from the coding sequence ATGGCTAACGTAAAAAATAAACATCCAAAAAATGTCCCTGGTCCCTTTTACTGTACTGATCCTGATGATGATGGGGGAGAGGGTTGTATCGCGTGTAACGTTTGTTACTCAGGCGCACCTGAATTCTTCGCGGAAGATGACTGTGGGAATGCTTATCTTAAAAAGCAACCAACAACACCCGATGAAATCGCTTTGTGTGTTGAGCAGATGGATGCTTGCCCAGTGAACTCGATTGGCAAAAACGGCTAG
- a CDS encoding vWA domain-containing protein, with product MRKRRQIELFSLSFLDLISGALGAVIILYVAIPKNQPKVEPKDDIEKVMVKQELASSKAKIDELTKEIEALKAAQVKTAQPLKIEEPVVGGANVDIGFKFKGKNIVFIIDTSYSMTEEDRMGQVKAGLKMFLTSLPSEYKVDIVQYPLGERAPFRSMWGNIKETTGFNKTDAFDFIYSLRPSGGTPTRDALLFVIKNYDNLSDIVLLSDGQPTYHNSNRKDDIYDILNVVRAENKTKIQINTIGVGTNFIKDKTSDQYKFLSLLSEQNGGFFVGF from the coding sequence ATGAGAAAACGCCGCCAGATAGAACTATTCTCGCTCTCATTTTTGGACCTTATTTCAGGTGCCTTGGGTGCGGTCATCATTCTGTATGTGGCGATTCCAAAAAATCAACCTAAGGTCGAGCCAAAAGACGATATTGAGAAGGTGATGGTAAAGCAGGAGCTGGCCTCATCTAAAGCGAAGATCGATGAACTCACCAAAGAGATTGAGGCCCTCAAGGCCGCTCAGGTCAAGACCGCCCAGCCACTTAAAATCGAAGAACCGGTGGTGGGTGGTGCTAATGTAGATATTGGTTTCAAGTTCAAAGGTAAGAACATTGTCTTCATTATTGATACTTCCTACAGTATGACGGAAGAAGATCGTATGGGGCAGGTGAAGGCCGGTTTAAAGATGTTTCTGACCTCACTTCCCTCTGAATATAAGGTGGATATCGTGCAATACCCATTAGGTGAGCGGGCCCCTTTTAGAAGTATGTGGGGAAATATCAAAGAGACGACTGGTTTTAATAAAACCGACGCCTTTGATTTCATCTATTCTTTGCGTCCTAGTGGAGGAACTCCCACTAGAGATGCATTACTATTCGTGATTAAAAACTACGATAACTTGTCAGACATCGTCTTGTTATCCGATGGTCAACCGACTTATCACAATTCCAATAGGAAAGACGATATCTACGACATTTTGAATGTCGTGCGGGCCGAAAATAAAACCAAGATTCAGATCAACACGATTGGTGTTGGCACGAATTTCATAAAAGACAAGACCAGCGATCAGTATAAATTCCTGAGCCTCTTGTCTGAACAAAACGGTGGATTCTTCGTTGGATTCTAA
- a CDS encoding DMT family transporter, translated as MDNLLPIIIALLGGAALGMNRAFLGKLGATLGAPAASVINHIGGAIFIFIVLVATGSAFDFNQLISAPSYAYIGGLVGALFVALVSWLIPKAGVMRTTILIISGQILLSTIIDFFNDKVRSIVMAGIGLTLILCGVIIGEYRKMKNSKS; from the coding sequence ATGGATAACCTACTTCCTATTATTATCGCACTTCTTGGTGGTGCAGCTCTTGGAATGAATCGCGCCTTTCTGGGAAAATTAGGAGCAACTCTTGGAGCTCCCGCCGCCTCCGTGATCAATCATATCGGTGGTGCGATCTTCATTTTTATTGTTCTTGTAGCGACTGGAAGTGCTTTTGATTTTAATCAACTAATAAGCGCACCAAGCTACGCTTACATTGGCGGTCTAGTAGGTGCGCTCTTCGTGGCACTTGTAAGCTGGCTCATTCCAAAGGCCGGTGTGATGAGAACAACTATCCTTATCATCAGCGGACAAATTCTTTTGAGTACAATCATTGATTTCTTTAATGATAAGGTTCGCTCCATCGTCATGGCGGGCATTGGTTTAACGCTCATTCTCTGTGGTGTAATCATTGGAGAATACAGAAAAATGAAGAACAGCAAGTCTTAA
- a CDS encoding DMT family transporter, with the protein MIISSLALLSGCLLALMVFFNGQLAKFIRPLPASLMIHLVGLCMAIVLVFIWRTPKFNFRETPKWAYAAGAFGGIAVALFGYSVNTSIGVSGTIGLSVLGQVLYSWINDSFGLFGAPKRKLTGLDFLQAFLILLGVGVMIYG; encoded by the coding sequence ATGATCATTTCCTCTCTTGCCCTTCTATCTGGTTGTCTTCTGGCATTGATGGTCTTCTTCAATGGCCAATTGGCGAAATTTATCCGGCCATTACCAGCAAGTTTGATGATCCACTTAGTTGGTCTTTGTATGGCCATTGTTTTGGTATTCATTTGGAGAACACCAAAATTCAATTTCAGGGAAACTCCTAAATGGGCGTATGCCGCCGGGGCCTTCGGAGGGATTGCCGTCGCTCTATTTGGATACTCAGTTAATACAAGTATTGGAGTATCAGGAACAATTGGTTTATCTGTCTTAGGACAAGTCCTGTATAGCTGGATCAATGATTCCTTTGGATTATTTGGTGCCCCAAAAAGGAAACTAACAGGATTAGATTTCCTTCAGGCATTTCTCATTCTTCTTGGCGTAGGAGTGATGATTTATGGATAA